The nucleotide window CCATACCTTTACCGTTTCGGCATCCATTCCAATTTCTCCTAGTATTTTCCGGACGCGACGCCAGGCCTGCTCCTGGCAAAACATGGGCTCAGGCATTGCTTTTCTGCTACCGAAGGCCCTAGCCGGACGGAAATGGCACTGTCCTTCGACGCATCCCGTGAGGATGATTTCCGCAGCCCCGGCCTCAAGGGCCTTCAGCACCTCCAGGGTACCGATCCGGCTTAAACACGGCACCTGGATAACTGACACGTCTTTCTGGCATTCCCATCCAACAGCGTTTTCAAAATTGGCATAAGCACAGTAGCTGCAGGTAAAGACAATGGTAGAAGAATTCGTCCGGTTAGTTTTGGCCAGGGTTTTGATGCCCGCTTCCACTTCTTCATGGGAATATCCGGTAAGGGTAATAGCCCTGGCCGGGCAGGCCGCCACACAAGCGCCGCAGCCCCGGCAAAGCAGGGGGTCAATATAAGAGCGGTGTTCTTGTATTGCCGGAGCGCCGTAGGGACATACGCGCACGCAGGTAAGGCAGGCCGCACAATCTCCTTCTACCCTGGCTACCCTCGCGGGCAGTAATCTTCGTTCCCGCAGCACTAAAGCCGCTGCCTTCACCGCTGCAGCCCGAGCCGAAGCGATTGTTTCTTCCAGGTTTTTCGGGCTTTCTGCCAGGCCGCAGGTGAAAATGCCCGGGACAGCCGTCTCTACCGTCTTTAGTTTGGGGTGTTCGGAAGCAAAGAAACCGTTATCGTCTAAAGAAACATTGTATAATGAAGCCACCTCCCGGCTATCAGCACGCGGTTCCATTCCCGTTGACAATATCAGGAGATCGGCTTCAATGGTGATAACTTCATCCAGGATGGAATCCTTAACCCGAATCTGTACTTTGCCATCCGTTCCCGTATTTAAAGGCGCAACTTCCGGAGGAGTATCGGGATTGTAACGCAAAAACAGGACACCTGCCGCCCGGGCCGCTTCATACCATTGCTCCTGCAAACCATAGGTCATAATATCCCGGTTGATTACGTAAACCTTTACGTCAGGATTCCTTCTTTTAAGTTCCAGGGCGTTTTTTATAGCGGTACCGCAGCAAACCCGGCTGCAATAAGGATGACCGTCGTCGCGGGATTCTACACACTGGATAAAAACAACTTGCTGCAGATTATCTGCTGACAATTTACCGGCCCCAAGGGCTTCTTCCAGTGCCAGACCGGTCATTACCGCCTGATGATTGCCGTATAAGTACTGCCGGGGCTTTTTCTCTTCAGCTCCGATGGCAATGACAGTTACGCCGTGGTCAATAACTTCCCTGGTTTTATCTTCTATTTCTATTTCAGTGGTAAAATTGCCCGGTCCGCCGCTTACAGCCCTTACGCAGGCGTTAAGATGGACACGAATGCGGGGATGCTCCCTTACTTGCCCTATAAGTTCATCCAGATATTCCTTAACATTAACGCCCTGTAAAGTATGGCGCAAGCGCCGGGCATTACCTCCCAGTATTCCTTCCTTTTCTACAAGGTGGACATCACAACCAAGTTCGGCCAGGGTCAAAGCGGCCGTCATGCCCGCCACCCCGCCGCCGACTACTAAAGCGGCGGGTGTTATCGTTTCTTCTTCTACAGTGACTGGAGGTGCTGCCCCAATCATGGCCGCAGCCGTACCCAACAATTCTTTTGCCTTTTGGGTGGCACGGTCTTTGCGTCCATTGTAGAGACGGGCGGCGTGTTCAAGGACATTGACTGTTCGGGCTGCATTGGCCGGTAGCCCGGCCTGTTCCAGGAATGTATTGACCATGGGTTCCAGGGCGCGCGCGCTGCAGGCCGCCAACACCAAACCATTTAAGCGGTGTTCTTTAACGGCCCGCATCAGGTGCTCCTTTCTCCCTTCGTCACATAAGTTTATTTTTTCAACGACAGCCACCCCGGGTAATTTACGGCTGTACTCCTCCAGTTCATGTAAATCCAGACCTGTCGATAAGATGTCGCATGTACAGATAAAGACGCCCATCCGCAAGGCTTCCCCAGTGTCGTTTATCACCGGACAGCTAGTCTTTACCGCTGCAGTCCGGGAAGGAAAACCCGTTTTCTTTAACCAGGAAGCGCAGGCAGCAGCCGCAGCCGAACCCTGGTTGACGGCATCGATTACATCACACGGACCGCCAAAGGCCCCGCCGAAAAAGATTCCTTCCCTTGTGGTAGTCGAAGGATTGAGGGAAGTAAACTGGCAAAAACCATATGGTTCGACAGCAATACCAAAGGCGCCGGCAAGGTCCCGGGCGCCATCGGGCGGCCGCAGGCCTGTTGCCAGAACGGCCAGGTCAAATTCTTCGAAGTTAACCCGACCGTCTTCTTCGACATAGCGGATTAAAAGCCTTGACTCTCCGGGATACTGAACAATGCTGTGAATACGAGAGCGCACAAGTCTTAACCCGTACTTTTTCCGGGCTTTATCAAGATATTCCTGGTAGGTCTTGCCGTAGGTGCGTAAATCCATGTAAAAAATTGTTATTTTAGGTAAGGGTAGATTTGAGGCGACGGCACTTTCATAAAGCATCATGGCTTCCTTTAAAGCATACATGCAGCATACCGCCGAGCAGTAAGGCGCACCACCGGCGGGGTCACGAGAACCGGCGCACTGGATAAAAGCCACCTGCTCCACGGGTGCGTCATCTGGGAAACGACGGGGATAGCCATTGGCTGCCAATTGCCGCTCCAGCTCCAGGCCGGTCAAAACACCGTCGTACCGGCCGTAACCATAACGAACTTTTAAAACCGGAGGCAAATATTCCTCATAACCCGGGCAAAGGATGACGGCTGCAGCTTCGATGACTTCCTCCCGCCCATTCCGGGAAAGGTAAAGATAATAATGGCCGGGCTCGCCGCTGACTTTTTTTACTTCGGCACCGGTTAAAAGTACAATTCTATCTTCACCAGCCAGCCTCAAAAAGTAGGGGGAACGTATACAGAAGAAGCCATCCTGGGGCGTCAAGGCGCAGGCGCTGCAGTCGTTGGTGGGAAAAGTTTTGGGTAGGACTGCCAGCTTACCTCCCGGCCGATCTGCGCGTTCTATTAAGATGACCTTATAATTGAGGCGGGAAAGATCAATGGCCGCCTGCACGCCGGCGATACCAGCCCCAAGGACTGCTACCGGCAGGATGCTTTCTTTGTCCATATCCCTTTTCACTCCTTGTCCCCCCTTATGAGGGCGTCGGCTACCAGCTCGACGATGTTTTTGGCTTTAACATCAAGACGATAATGGCGGCACAAATCATTCAACTGATCTACGCAATTATGGCAGGGCGTGGCGATAATCTTTGCTCCCGTACGCTGGATCTGTTCAACTTTTACCCTGCCTTTGGCCATACGCTCTCCCCCAAATTCGCTTAAAGAAAGGAGGCCGCCCCCGCCGCCGCAGCAGTAATTGTTTTCACGATTGGGCGTCATCTCCCGAAAATCGGTAACGGCCGCCTGCAATACCTGCCGTGGTTCTTCAAAGATCCCTTCTTTGCGGCCTAGGTTACATGGATCGTGATAGGTCACCGGTTCGGTATTGCGCGAGGGATTAAGGCGAAGGCGGCCGTCCTCCAGGTATTCAGCCATAAGCTGGACGATACTCCGCACGCTAAAAGGCAATTTGTGCCCCAGCCACTGTTCGGGTCCCCAGCGAATGGCGCGAAAGGCATGCCCGCATTCGGTCATGATCAGTTCCTGGCACCCGAGGCGTTCCATCTCGTCGGCCAACCGCTGTACCAGCACGGCACCGGCCCGGTCGTCGCCCGAAAAAAGGGCATAGTTGGTGGCGTCCCAGTAATGGCTTGGAAGGGTCCAGCTCTCTCCGGCCACATGGAATACTTTTGCTGCCGCTAAAATGGAAAGAGGAAAAAATTTAGCTTCCCGCGGGTTTATAACGTATAGCACCCGGGCGCCTTTTTTATCAACTGGAATCACCGCTTCCGGACCAAATTCCGCCTGGAGTTCTTCCTGCATCCAGTCCAGGGTATCAAGGTAATCCTCCTGGCTGATCCCCATGTTGTTGCCTGTTTCCAAAGCCAGGTCTACCACTTTCTGCAGGTTTTCGGGAACGCGCCCAATGGCCGCCAGTTCCGAACGCAGGGCCCGGACCAGGTCGCCCATATTTATGCCGGCCGGGCAATAAACCGTGCAACGTCCGCACATGGTACATAACCAGATCATGTCTGAAGCCAGCAATCGTTCTGCCATTCCCATGAGGAGCAGGCGCACCATTTTACGGGGATCTACAGGAGCACCTATGTTACCGGTAGGACAGCCGCCGGTACACACACCGCAGGCCAGACAAGTTTGCAGGCTGGCTGCGCCCAGTATTTGGAATAATTTTGAAGTTAATTCTTGCGATTTAAATTCAAATGTTTTCTCAACAGGTAATGCTGTCATAAGTCACACCCCTGATAATTCAAGGTAACTCTTCACTTAACCTTGATGATGTGGACAATATTTATTCTTCCTTTGCCAGCAGGGGCGTTTTGTTCCCACCGGATCATTTGAGGGGGTACATGTGCACTTGCCATCCTGCCAGCAGGGATACGCGGTGAGATAACGGGGCAAATCAGCCAACCGGTAACGCTTGCTGTCAACAAGATCCTTAATCAGCATTAACCGCTGTAAATCCAGTTCCGAATAGCAACGCCGCCCGTTCTTTCTCTTCGGCATGACCAAACCCTTTTCTTCCCAACGCCGCAAACGTTGAGAAGAAATATCTAAAACCTTTATAACCATACCGATGGGATACACCCGTCTCTTTCGCCCCGCTTTACCTTGTCTTAATTACATCATATTTATTGTTCTTTATTTTGTCAACTAACCTATAATATTTTTTATAACTTTTTTGTTTAGATATAGTTAAATATAGTTTTCACATTAGGCAAAGTGATACTTGATATTATATGTTAAGATAACATAAAATAATTGTAGCAGGTTTTATATACGTTTATTTTTAAATGAGGCGGTTGCAATGGCTGAACAAATGTTATACACCATCAGTGTAGTAGCCGAGTTGCTGGGCATCCAGCCGGGTACCCTGCGCGTCTGGGAAAGGCATAAACTCATCCGGCCTGCACGCAAGAATGGGCGGCGCCTTTACTCCAATAATGACTTAAAAAGGCTACGCTTCATCCAAAAGCTCATCGACAAAGGTTTCAATTTGAATTCCATTAAGCATTACCTGGCCTTTTATCCTTGCTGGCTCTATGAAGACTGCCCGGCCTGCGCCCGTAAAACTGAACGCATAGACTGCGCCAAGCCGTGTTGGAAGGAAGAGGGTACCTACTGCCTGATCTCCTTTGAGGATCCTTCCCTGTGTAAAAATTGCCCCTATAAGAAACAGGAAAAAGGCAAGAACAATGAGTAAAAGTTCCCGATGAAAATAATAACTCCTGGTAACAGTTTACCAGGAGTTCCACTTTGATAAAAAACTTTAGCCCTTCCCGGGGATCAACAATATCCGGTAGCCACCGGCCATCTTTTCCACCTGAACCTGATAACCCCGGTTTCCTGCCAGGCGGGTCACGTTTTCTTTGGAAGTTTCGTTATCGGTCAATACCGTAATACCCTCCTTGTCGACTTGAAGTTACCTGGTGCAATGTACGGATTATCACCCGTACCGTAAAAAAAGATCCAGCAGGCGGTATAGCTGTAGGAGGTGCCTTTCATAACCGGCAACGCTCCATTAAAAAACGCATCTATGCCATCAATGAAGTCTTCACGGCCGCTGATAATCCCGGCCTTGAAAGCCGCCGCCATGGCCGCCCTCTCCAGCTAGTTGCTCCCGCAAAGAGATATATTAAAGATCGTTTGCTTTTCTCCCGCTTTGTAATTTCCCTATGCGGCTTTGCAGTTCGTACAAAAAAGCTGTAAAAAGCGCCGGGGTCTTCTCCACCAAACCTTCCTTTACCTGCAACAACCTCGCTTCCGCTAGAAACGCCGGCTGTAGCCTTTCCCATCGCCGCTGCAAGGCCTCCAGCCGTGACCCTAGAACCGTAGCTGCTGCCAGCAGGTACTCCTTCCTGGCGGCAAACACCGCCGCCGTATCAACAATGTCCCTGGCCCTTAGAGTTTCAGAGCGGTAAAACAGCTTCTTGATAATTATTTCTTCCGGTGTCTCCACCCGCACTGTTACCCCATCTACTTCCATTAGTATCCAAGGGTTACGAGTAAGAAAAGGGGCTAAAATGAAATCAATCTCGCCCTCAGTATACTTTAACTTCAAGAAGCTGGAGCCTTCGGTATAGTCGGAAACCCCTTCTGCTACATCTTCATTAAGGCGGGGCGTCAGCAGGTTAAGAAGTTGGGCATCGCTTAAAAATATATCGACATCCCGGCTCTCCCGGTGGCGCAAGAAAAGGGCCAGTGCCGTACCTCCACCGAAAGTCCAGGCATCGGTAGTAATATTCCGGTCCGCCAGGATGGCCAGGGCCGTTCGAAAAAGCCCGCGCCACGGTTCAGTCTGCATAGGCCAGCATCTCCTCAAGACCGGGATTGGGGTAGATATTTTTTATATAAGTCAGATAATACTTCTTCAGCACCCTATCCTCAATATCGTTCCTGGCGGTAAATTTATCTATATCCGGCAAAGGTACATCGGCAAAGAAGCTGTAAATCTGGGCCGCGTACTCCAAAGGTAATTCCATATTCTTAATAATCCTGGCCAGGCTTTCTTCCGGCAAACGCACCTTCGTATGGGCATTGATAGTAGTTTCTACTGTTATAAAGTTGCTACTCTTCTCCGCCATGGAATCACTCCCTTCTAGTTGCCATTATACCATTATTCCATTATCTATGTCTCCAGGACCGATATAAAATATTAGTAGGAAGCGGCCTGAAAAATTGAACAAGGACAGCATTAAAGAGAAAAACGAGGAAGAAATTGCAAAAAAATTACCCCTGGGACTATTCCCCAGGAGTTTCATATGAAAGAAGCCAATTTAGCTTTTATTGGGGGTCAACAACAGCCGGTAGCCACCGGCCATCTTTTCCACCTGAACCTGATAACCCCGGTTTCCTGCCAGGCGGGTCACGTTTTCTCTGGAGGTTTCATTATCAGTCAATACTGCTAGGGTTTGGCCAGGATTTTGTTCCATGGCCTTTTTTGTCTTTACTACAGGTATGGGACAGGAAAGCCCGCGCACATCAACTTCCACCATAAAAATATCTCCTCCTTTTGTCCTGATGTTACCTGGTACAAATACCGCTCCAGCTGCAGAGATTTTCCCTGAAAACGACTGGCAACTGGTCGATGATTTCGGCAACACTGGTGGCAGGCGTCGGGTTTGCCCTCTGGCCTGCTGCCCGGTTGGCTTTTGCGCTGATGCTGGCCGCCTGGTCCGGATCCATCCCGGCATAAGTAAAAGCAGTGACCATACCGGTGATGGTATCGCCCGTGCCGCCTATGCACTCCATTTGGGGGATATCCGGCTCCTTAATCTCATCAACGATAACTCCATCTTTTACTATATAATCGACAGCTCCTTTAACCAGGAGGCATTTAGCCGCACCCCCGTTAGCATAAGCGCGTTTAATTAGTTCGGGTACGCGGGCGAAGGCATCCTCGAACAGATGGCGGCTGATATAAGCCGGGTGCACGGCTTCCGGGTCGGCCAGGAAAGCAATTTCACTGGGGTCCGGGGTGAAAATATCAAAGTGGGGCGCTACACCTGCCGCCTTTGCCGCATACATGGAGCCGGCATCGGCAATTAGCACCGGCCGGGGGCGGCATTTTTCTACTGCGGTATAGAGCTTTTGCATTAACGTAACGATGGGTAGACAATAATGGAGAGCTAAAACCCTGGGCGCCAGCTCCTCTATATGTTCTATTAGATAATGATAAATCAACCTGCTTCCTTTTCCTGTGCCAATATCGCCTGCCAGCAATACCCGGGGCGGTTCCAGCCCAAGGTGACAGGTAGTAGCTAGAGCCGCACTTACCATGGCCATTGTCCCCTGGGTACAGGGCAAATAATGGCCGTCGACGCGAAGTTTTTCCCCTTCCTTTTCCACCCGGCCAAAGATCAAGGGCATGTCTGTTACTGGGACGGTCCCGGCAATAAGCATCAATTGGGCGCTACCCCTTTCCAAATTTCTAAAGCCTTTTCCAAGGCGCGGTCGAGCATCAGGGCGCACAGGGTACGGCCTTCGTCCTTGGGCCGGGGGGCTGCGGCCAGGTGGGTCCCCACCAGCCTGGTATAAAGATAGGGGATATCGGGACACCCTCCACCGGAAATATTAACTATCACACCTGTCTTTATATCAAAAACAAGTTTCATATTACCTGACTTTATCATAACGTGCTCGGCAAACCGGGTTACTTTTTCTACCTGCAGGGGTTCCATCTCGCCCTTGAAGGGATAAATACCCATGAAGGACACCCTGCCGGTAAGGGCCCTGGCTACTGCCGTTTGCTCGACCAGGTCGATTTCCAGGGCCAGGTCACAGCCTTTGCGCATATCGGGCGGGGGCGCTACCAGTTTGCAGTCGAAGCCGGCTTTTTTCAACACCTTTTCGGCTTTCATAGCTTCCTCCACCGTAGTGAAAATCACCAAACCCCTGGCGTCAGCAGTTCCGGCCCGGGCCTCTGAGCTTTTTTTCAGCCAGCTTAAAACCATTTGGCATTCCCCCGCTTATTACGTTAATCTAGACTCTCCCGCATAAAGAAACCGACGCCGGCGGCGAAAACCAGACCTATTATTACGGCTGTGGGCCCGAAGGGGCCGGGGCCCTGGGGGCTGGAGGCAATTTGGAAATTGTGGGCAAAGGCAGCCCCTGCCAGCATGCCCATTATAGCCACTCCTGCGTCGGTGTCACCTTCACCGGCGAGAACTGTTTGCCGCAAGGGACAGCCGCCCAGCAAGGTAGCGGTAAGTCCGGCCAGGGTCATTCCTAAAAAATTCCATAATTGATTTGTATGGGCCACGGGCTGGCCCGCAAAACCGATGTTAATTTTACCAATGATGGCGTTAACTACAAGAGCCCCCGCAAAAAAGGCCGCGATGCCACTGAAGAGGTAGGTATCCTTTACCAGGAAAAGATCGCGCCAGCCGCCGACAAAACACATCCTGGTTCTCTGGGCTAAAAAACCGATAATTAAACCTGCCGCCAGGGAAACTCCCAACAGGGCATGGGCAGCGCCGGGGCCTTCCTTGCTGAAGAAAATAAATGAGGGCCTGGCAATAGCAAGGAGGAGCAACCCCAGCATGAAGAGCGGCATCAACCAGCCGGCGGCTGTATAGGTAGATTGCCAGCGGCCCAGGTTGAAACCTCGCTTGAGAAAATAAATACCCAACAAAGCACCTGCCACTACCCCCGCCAAGCCGGCGACAGCATTCAAGTCACCGCCGGCAAGGCGCAATACAGCCCTTACCGGGCATCCTAAAAACACCAGGGCACCTATCATGAAAAAGGCGCCCAAAAAGAATCGTACCAAGGGTGCCGAGCCACCGCGGGCCCGGAATTCACCGAAAACAAGGGCGGACAGGAAGGCCCCTAAAGCGATCCCCATAATTTCCGGCCGCAAATACTGGACTGTCGCCGCCCGGTGCAGACCCAGGGCACCGGCAATGTCCCGGTAGAAACAGGCGATACAAATGCCCATATTGGCGGGATTGCCAAGGTAGGTCATAAAGGCTGCCAGGGCTCCGCCAATAAACCCTGCCATAATCATGAAGTTCTTTGGCGAAAAAAACCTATTCATTTATTTAAAACACCTCCGGTTATAAAAATAATAGGGATAAATATAAAATGATTAAAGGATTTGTTCCACCCCCCTTGCGTCTTCTTTTTGATCAGGATATTGGTCACCTGTTTATAACAACCATTTCTATCCGTCGGAAGGATATTCCTTCATATTTTGTATGACTTTTTGTTATACCTATGAAACAAAACAGGGCTTTAAAAAATAAAAAATGGTTCAGAGACCTTTTAAACAAACTCTAAAAGTTCTCTGAACCGTACAGCAAAATCCTGATGGTAGTTTGGCGATTACTGATACCTCGCCTTGACCCCAGATGCCAGGTAATAATCATGACCCTCGTCAATCTCTATTTCCGTTAACCCTGCAGCTACCAGCATGCCCATCATTTCGCTGCCCGGCGGGATTTGGTCCCCGGCTATAACGCCCCCCAGGGATCTATGCAAATTATTTATGGTTTCCCTTGCTTTCGTATGGCAGATAATCACCCGCCCGCCCGGTTTCAACACCCGGGCCATCTCTTTTAAGGCCTTAAGTTTATGGGGAAAATGGGGGAAAGCCGAGTTGCAGATGACCTCGTCGAAAGTAGCATCCGGATAGGGTATGGAAACAACGTCGGCGCAAATGAACTCCACATTAGCGGGGAACCCTTTACTTTGCGCCCGTTCCAGCATAGCCTCGGCTATATCCAGGGCCACTATCCGGCCAGCAGGGCCTACGGCAGCCAGTAAATAGGGAATTAATATCCCTGTGCCGCAACCCACATCTAACACCGTGCTGCCGGGAGCAATGTTCAATCCTCTAATAATTGTTTCCAGCTTGGCTTTTTCTTCCGGCGCACACAGGCTGTCCCAAATATCAGCCTTGCTGTTAAAATACTCGCGGTGGGTAAGCATATAACTCCCTCCTGCGCCCGCATATTGTTTTAACCCGCAATCACTCATTTTCTTGCCACTGTTTTACCTTGCGTTTCGGGGAGAAAATTGTTGCCAGGACAAAAATAACCGCCGAAGTAATGACTATAGCTGCTCCGCTAGGAACATCCAAGATATAAGAAACACCAAGCCCGGCCCAGCAGGAAAGGACACCAAAAAGCGCCGCCAGGAAAAACATGCGTTTCAAGCTATAGGTGAGCTGGTAAGCAGCGGCTGCCGGATTTAAAATCAGATTAAAAATTAACAGGCCGCCAATGCTGCGCAGGGAAGCGGTTACCGTTGCTCCGGTAAGAAAAAGGATACTGTAAAAGATGGCGTCGGCAGGTATGCCTACCGCCCGGGCCATTTCCCGGTGAAAGATAACCGCCTGGATCTCTTTAAAAAACATGACAACCAGCCCGGTAACTATGATCGTCACCACGGCCAGTAGCCAGAGATCCGCTGTCGTGACCGTCAGGATACTGCCCCACAGGAGTTCTAAGGCCTGGGTTTTGGGACCGGGCAATAGGCCCATAAAAAGGAAAGCCAGACCCATAGTTATGGAAAATATGATGCCGATGGGCGTATCGAGGTTAAATTCGCCCCGGTCGGCCAGGGGCCCGATGACAGCCGCCCCGGCCAAGCTGAAGAGTATGGCTCCCAGCAATGGTTCAAACCCCAGCCAGGTAGCAAAGAGGGCGCCGGCAAAGGCGGCATGGGAAAGGGAAACCCCAATAAAAGAAAGGTGCATAGTAACGACAAAAACGCCGATCAAGGAGCAGGCTACGCCGGCCAGCAGGCCGGCCAGCAAGGCCTCCTGCATAAACTTGTAGCTTAAAATAGACATTTCCAGCTTCTTCCTAAAATTAATTTGGAACACCCAGGCCGGCAGGCGGCACTATGAAAGGATGAAAATGGCAGTTGCTATTTTCAAGCAAGTTAAAATAGCTGCTCCAGCACCCTGTCCTGGAGGAGCTCTTCCGGGTTTCCTGTTTTCCAGATACGCCCTTTTTTCATGAGCACCAGGCGGTCGCACAATCCAGTCAACCCTGCCAGGGAATGGGTAACCATTAAAGTAGTTAACTTGCGTTCCTGGTGAATACGTTGTACCAGCTGTAATATTTGCTGCGCCCGCCGGTCCAGGGAAGCGGTGGGTTCATCCAGCAGGAGAATTGACGGTTCCTGGGCCAGGGCGCGGGCGATGGCTACCCGCTGCTGTTCGCCGCCGGAAAGATGGCCGATGGGACGCCCGGCTAAAGCCGTCATACCTACCAGTTCCAGCATGCGGTCTACTACCTGCCAATCGCTGGATCCCGGCCGGTGGAAAAAGCCCAGCCGTCCGTAACGCCCCATCATGACTACTTCCCTTGCTGTTACCGGCATCCGGGGATCGATGACTGGCAACTGGGGGACGTAGCCGATTTTACTGCGCAGGGCCGCCGGGCAGCCACGTGCCAGGTTATGGCCCAGCACCCACACTTCTCCCTGGAGCAAATGTCCCAGGCCATTGACCAGGGTTAGCAGTGTCGTTTTCCCGGCCCCATTGGGACCAATGATCCCTATAAGTTCCCCTGCTTTAACTTCTAGCGACACGCCACGCAGCGCTACATCTTCACGATAGGATACTACTGCTTTTTTAATTTTAATAACTACTGGTACCATTGCTTTTCTTCCCTATTTGGGGAGGGCCGCCAGCAGCAATTCGACGTTTTTTTGTAAAGCCTGGTCCCATTTATCTGTTCCAGGGAGGCCGCCGGGAAAGTTGGAAATAGTAACCCTGGGTATTCCCAGTTCCTTAGCCATGCCGGCGCCAGCATCCGGCCCGCTCTGGAGATTATCAATTATTAATTGCACACCTGCCTGCCGGCCCTTATCTACCAGTTCCTTCACTCGCTGCGGTGTAAGTTCTTCCGGACGGCCATAAGTACCTATAACCTGGAAACCGGCCCAGCGAACAAAGCCCTCTTGCTGGTCGGAGCAAAGAACTTTCAAGTTCCCCGCGCCCGCTGCCTGCAGGCGGGCCTGCGTTTCTTGTCCCACCCTGGCTGCCTGGTCAACAGCTTCCTGGGCCTTAGCCTTATAGTAATCTTTATTAGCCGGGTCTTTCTCTGCGAGTATACTGGCTACTGCCTGTAACGCCTGCTGCCATACCGGTGGTGCCATCCAGTTACCCTTTACTGCCACCGGGACTACTTCTAACTGGGGATTATTGGCGGAAGCCACCAATTCTTTGGTAAAAAGTTTACCCTGCCAGTCATGCATCAGGAAAACCCGGGCCTGGCTAAGTACGGCTACATCGGAAGGCTTGATGTCGAAGTGTCCGGGGCAGGAGGCCGGCGGGATAATATTCTTTACTTCCACCCTGTCCTTACCTACTTCCTGCACAGCAGTCATCAAAAGAGAGGTGCCGGTTACTACCTTGAGCTTATTACCCGTCTGCCGGGAATTACAACCAGTAGC belongs to Moorella humiferrea and includes:
- a CDS encoding FAD-dependent oxidoreductase produces the protein MKRDMDKESILPVAVLGAGIAGVQAAIDLSRLNYKVILIERADRPGGKLAVLPKTFPTNDCSACALTPQDGFFCIRSPYFLRLAGEDRIVLLTGAEVKKVSGEPGHYYLYLSRNGREEVIEAAAVILCPGYEEYLPPVLKVRYGYGRYDGVLTGLELERQLAANGYPRRFPDDAPVEQVAFIQCAGSRDPAGGAPYCSAVCCMYALKEAMMLYESAVASNLPLPKITIFYMDLRTYGKTYQEYLDKARKKYGLRLVRSRIHSIVQYPGESRLLIRYVEEDGRVNFEEFDLAVLATGLRPPDGARDLAGAFGIAVEPYGFCQFTSLNPSTTTREGIFFGGAFGGPCDVIDAVNQGSAAAAACASWLKKTGFPSRTAAVKTSCPVINDTGEALRMGVFICTCDILSTGLDLHELEEYSRKLPGVAVVEKINLCDEGRKEHLMRAVKEHRLNGLVLAACSARALEPMVNTFLEQAGLPANAARTVNVLEHAARLYNGRKDRATQKAKELLGTAAAMIGAAPPVTVEEETITPAALVVGGGVAGMTAALTLAELGCDVHLVEKEGILGGNARRLRHTLQGVNVKEYLDELIGQVREHPRIRVHLNACVRAVSGGPGNFTTEIEIEDKTREVIDHGVTVIAIGAEEKKPRQYLYGNHQAVMTGLALEEALGAGKLSADNLQQVVFIQCVESRDDGHPYCSRVCCGTAIKNALELKRRNPDVKVYVINRDIMTYGLQEQWYEAARAAGVLFLRYNPDTPPEVAPLNTGTDGKVQIRVKDSILDEVITIEADLLILSTGMEPRADSREVASLYNVSLDDNGFFASEHPKLKTVETAVPGIFTCGLAESPKNLEETIASARAAAVKAAALVLRERRLLPARVARVEGDCAACLTCVRVCPYGAPAIQEHRSYIDPLLCRGCGACVAACPARAITLTGYSHEEVEAGIKTLAKTNRTNSSTIVFTCSYCAYANFENAVGWECQKDVSVIQVPCLSRIGTLEVLKALEAGAAEIILTGCVEGQCHFRPARAFGSRKAMPEPMFCQEQAWRRVRKILGEIGMDAETVKVWRLPPPMPDNNRNLAGCLG
- a CDS encoding nucleotidyl transferase AbiEii/AbiGii toxin family protein, whose product is MQTEPWRGLFRTALAILADRNITTDAWTFGGGTALALFLRHRESRDVDIFLSDAQLLNLLTPRLNEDVAEGVSDYTEGSSFLKLKYTEGEIDFILAPFLTRNPWILMEVDGVTVRVETPEEIIIKKLFYRSETLRARDIVDTAAVFAARKEYLLAAATVLGSRLEALQRRWERLQPAFLAEARLLQVKEGLVEKTPALFTAFLYELQSRIGKLQSGRKANDL
- a CDS encoding ATP-dependent (S)-NAD(P)H-hydrate dehydratase, with the protein product MERGSAQLMLIAGTVPVTDMPLIFGRVEKEGEKLRVDGHYLPCTQGTMAMVSAALATTCHLGLEPPRVLLAGDIGTGKGSRLIYHYLIEHIEELAPRVLALHYCLPIVTLMQKLYTAVEKCRPRPVLIADAGSMYAAKAAGVAPHFDIFTPDPSEIAFLADPEAVHPAYISRHLFEDAFARVPELIKRAYANGGAAKCLLVKGAVDYIVKDGVIVDEIKEPDIPQMECIGGTGDTITGMVTAFTYAGMDPDQAASISAKANRAAGQRANPTPATSVAEIIDQLPVVFRENLCSWSGICTR
- a CDS encoding MerR family transcriptional regulator, producing MAEQMLYTISVVAELLGIQPGTLRVWERHKLIRPARKNGRRLYSNNDLKRLRFIQKLIDKGFNLNSIKHYLAFYPCWLYEDCPACARKTERIDCAKPCWKEEGTYCLISFEDPSLCKNCPYKKQEKGKNNE
- a CDS encoding (Fe-S)-binding protein; this encodes MTALPVEKTFEFKSQELTSKLFQILGAASLQTCLACGVCTGGCPTGNIGAPVDPRKMVRLLLMGMAERLLASDMIWLCTMCGRCTVYCPAGINMGDLVRALRSELAAIGRVPENLQKVVDLALETGNNMGISQEDYLDTLDWMQEELQAEFGPEAVIPVDKKGARVLYVINPREAKFFPLSILAAAKVFHVAGESWTLPSHYWDATNYALFSGDDRAGAVLVQRLADEMERLGCQELIMTECGHAFRAIRWGPEQWLGHKLPFSVRSIVQLMAEYLEDGRLRLNPSRNTEPVTYHDPCNLGRKEGIFEEPRQVLQAAVTDFREMTPNRENNYCCGGGGGLLSLSEFGGERMAKGRVKVEQIQRTGAKIIATPCHNCVDQLNDLCRHYRLDVKAKNIVELVADALIRGDKE
- a CDS encoding sulfurtransferase TusA family protein, giving the protein MVEVDVRGLSCPIPVVKTKKAMEQNPGQTLAVLTDNETSRENVTRLAGNRGYQVQVEKMAGGYRLLLTPNKS
- a CDS encoding MerR family transcriptional regulator produces the protein MYPIGMVIKVLDISSQRLRRWEEKGLVMPKRKNGRRCYSELDLQRLMLIKDLVDSKRYRLADLPRYLTAYPCWQDGKCTCTPSNDPVGTKRPCWQRKNKYCPHHQG
- a CDS encoding DUF3343 domain-containing protein — its product is MVLSWLKKSSEARAGTADARGLVIFTTVEEAMKAEKVLKKAGFDCKLVAPPPDMRKGCDLALEIDLVEQTAVARALTGRVSFMGIYPFKGEMEPLQVEKVTRFAEHVMIKSGNMKLVFDIKTGVIVNISGGGCPDIPYLYTRLVGTHLAAAPRPKDEGRTLCALMLDRALEKALEIWKGVAPN